The genomic stretch GGCTCTATGCAGATGATGACCCCTTTCTCGTTGGCCAGCTCGGCACATTCGGCGAATACCTCTGTAGCGTATTGCCATGCCTGATCGAAGGAGAGAGGTTCAAGCACATTTCTCTGATTAGGAGAGCCAAAGACCATCACCTTACCGCCCACATCAGCGCAGAGCTTCACGAGCTCCTTCAGATACTCCTTCGTCTTCTCCCTTATCTCCTTCTGAGGATGATTGATGTGCAAGCCCTTGGGCGAGACCAGGAGCCAATGCAGCCCTACCACCTCCACGCCGGCCTTCTCGGCCGCGGAACGTATCTTATCCCTCTCCGCTTTGGAAAGATCAAAGGCCGACTCGCAGAAGGTGAAAGGGGCTAGCTCCACCCCATGATATCCCAGTTCTGCGGCGAATTTGAAGATATCCTCCAACTTCCATCCCTCGAACATCTCGTTACAGATCGAATATCTCACCTTGAAACCTCCACGAGGTTTTATGATCATAACGAATTATAACACAGATTCGGCTTACAATCCATCGCAGGAAATACCCGATATCAAATGGAGTTGAAAGGGATAATCTAAGTGTGGTAAAATAAGGTTGACGGAAGAGTGGAATAGGGCTATTCCCCAATTTCCCAAGAAAGGAGGACGAACATGAAAAAGGCGTTGATTCTCCTAATAACAGCCGTTTTCGCTCTGACGGGAGCAGCTTATGCTGTTAAGGTGACTGAGGACAACACCTACGTGATCATCAAAACGGACAAATATGAAGCCCACTGGAAGAAGGCAGCTCAGATGGGCTATATGGAGGTGTTCCTCCCCGGCAAACAGAACAGCCTGATCGGGGTAGGCGACAGGGCGTTCTATCACTCCTCCAATTATAACGGCGCCTGGAGAGACTGGGGCGCTCTAAGCAAGTGGGAGATAGTCGATCAAAAACCCGGAATGGCTGTGGTGAGATACATATCTCACGATTCGGACTCGAAGGAATATACCTGCACCGCTTATTACTACGATAGCGTTAACTACATCAAGCACGAGGTGGTCGTCAAGAACACGGGTAAGGGCAACGTCACCTCGTTCCAGAGCGGACACGACCCTCAATTTGAGCCGAATGTGAACTTCGACGGGATGAAGCAGTGGGATGATCCGATCCCGCACTGTGCCTACTGGACAAAGGACGGGTTCGCAGCCCTCTATACGGAGGATGGGAAGGTGGTGCTGAGCGCATGGGGCGGCAAGAACCCAGGAAGGATGATGCTCAGCTATGATGACCTCGGCGTGACGCTTAAGCCGGGGCAGAGCAGCGATCCGATCGTATACTGGGTCGCTTTCGGCGAGGGGGGCGAAAAGGAAGCTCACGCTCTGGCAAGTGAGGTGACCAAGGAACCTTCCTCGACAGCCGTCGAACCTACCGAAAAACTTCCCGTCATCTGGGGAGAGATCAAACGGTAATATACCTGCTCCTGCAGATCAAATTGCAGGGGCTAGGCATTCTTCTTTGAATGCCTAGCCCCCACAAATCTGCGATTCTCCTCCCTGCTACCAGGATGGTTCATCTTAAGGACACAAGGCCTTGCGCCCCCTACAACGGCGGAAATTGTCATCCTAATTGTGAACCATCCCAATGATGAGAGATTTCAGCCGAGGATATGGTGAATTATTCCCCGCCGAACAGCATTTTCTCGACCAGATCGCACAACACATGGCCGATGGTGATATGAGCCTCCTGTATACGAGGTGTGTCATCGGAGGGAACGATGATCGCCAGATCCGCGACCGAGGCAAGCATCCCGCCGGTTTTCCCCGTCAGAGCTATAGTCTTGGCACCCAGCTCTGAGGCCCGTTTCAGCGCGTAGATCACGTTCGATGAGTTGCCACTGGTGCTTATTCCCACGGCAACATCGCCCTCCTTCACCAGAGCCTCCACCTGTCTGGAGAAGCTCAGGGTGAAGTCGTAGTCGTTGCCGATGGCCGTTATAACCGACGAGTTGGTGTTGAGAGCGATGGCGGCAAGAGCCCTCCTTTCCATCTTGAACCTGCCCACCAGCTCGGCGGCAATGTGTTGGGCGTCGGCCGCGCTGCCTCCGTTGCCGAAAAGTATCACCTTGCCCCCTGCACGAAGGGAGTGGACGAGCATATCGGCGGCTTCGGCGATCTGATCCACCATCCCCTCAACGATCCTTCGCTTGACCTCTATGCTTTCCCTGATCTGTTCCTCTATCTCCCTTTTAATCCAATCCAAGTCCAAATACCTCCTATTCCGATAGCTTCTTACGCAGGATCTCGTTCACGAGCCTCGGATTGGCCTTCCCCTTTGTGAGCTTCATAACCTGTCCGATGAGGAACCCGATCGCCTTCTGCTTGCCGTTTCTGAAATCCTGGGCGGGGCCCGGGTTTTCAGCTATAACTCTGTCGCAGATCTCCGAGATCAACTTCTCATCCGATATCTGCACCAGTCCCTTCTCCTCGACGATCTTCTTAGGGGATTTTCCCGTCTTGAACATCTCCTCCAGCACCTCCTTGGCTATCCTGGTGCTTATCGTGCCCTTGGCGATCATCCCTATCATGTCGCTCAGATGCTTGGGGGTGACCTTACATCGGGTGATGGGGATGTTCTCCCTGTTGAGCAGGCTCATGAGATCCGACATGATCCAATTGCTGGCCGCCTTCGGATCGCCTGAAAGCTTGGCCGTCTCCTCGAAGTAATCGGCTATATATCTGGTGGTGGTCAGCACCTCGGCGTCGTAGCGTGGGATACCGTACTCCTCCACAAATCTCCTCCTTCTCTGGGCGGGCAGTTCGGGGATGCTCCTGCGAATCTCCTCTATCCAATCCTCATCGACCGCTATCGGCACGAGGTCCGGCTCGGGGAAGTATCTGTAGTCGTGGGCCTCCTCCTTCTGTCTCATCGGCATGGTGATCCCTCTTTCGACATCGACGAGTCTGGTCTCCTGGACGACCTTATCACCCCTCTCCAGGACTTTAATCTGCCTTTTCTCCTCATATTCTAGGGCGACCTGGACGGCCTTGAAGGAATTCTGGTTTTTGACCTCAGTTCTCGTCCCCAGTTCCTGGCTCCCGAGGGGTCTGACGGAGATGTTGGCGTCACACCGATAACTTCCCTCCTCCATGTTACAATCGCTGACCTCCAGGTACTCCAGTATCTCCTTGACGGCCTTGAAGAATGCCACCGCCTCGGCGGGCGAACGGAGGTCCGGCTCGGTGACGATCTCGATGAGGGGCACGGAGGCCCTGTTGAAGTCCACGTAGCTCATTCTTCCATCGCCCACCCCTTCGTGAACGAGTTTTCCGGCGTCCTCCTCCAGGTGTATCCTCCTTATCCTCACCCTGCGCATCTCGCCGTTGAACTCGAAGTCCACGTATCCTCCGTATGAGATCGGCAGATCATACTGTGAGATCTGATACCCCTTGGGCAGGTCCGGGTAGAAGTAGTTCTTACGGTCGAACTTGCTGAATTTGGCGATCTTACAGTTCATCGCCAGGGCCGTCTTTATGGCATACTCCAGAGCCTTTTTGTTCAGGACGGGCAGCACCCCCGGCATGCCCGTGCATATGGGGCATATCTGTGTGTTCGGCTCGGCGCCGAACTGTGTTTTGCAGTTACAGAAAAGCTTGCTTTCGGTCGAAAGCTCGGCGTGGATCTCCAGCCCTATGACAGTCTCATATTTGCCCGGCATCTTCTCCCCTCCGGATCAGATTGATCGTCAAAAATGCCGCCAACGCGGCCACGGCTGCCGAAAGTATGATCCACCGGGCGTCCGCCACATCGATCCTTTCCCTGAAAAGGATCCACGGCGTGGCGCCCTGTCTCTGAACCTCAGCTATCGATGTGGCGGCCTTAAGGCTTAAACCCGGATGGCTCTTCATCAGCCACCTTATCGTCTCCCTCTTGAAATGGAAGTTCACGTCTAAAAACTGTCCCCACAGATACCCCGCCCCGCCGAAGGCCGCCCCGATGGGAACGCCGATCATCCCGGCGGCAAAGAGGCCGGGGAGCGATCCCGAAAGAAGGCCGATGAGCAGGGATGAGATCAACGATCTGTAGCCTGAAAAGCCGATGAGCCATCCGGTTATCATCCCTCCAATGATCGCCCCGGCGAATCCCGCGGCGATGGAAACGGCGATCTCCCTTTTCCACATCAACCTATCCTCGGCTTTAGGGTGTGATAATCCGTATTCTGCTCGAAGGCA from Candidatus Poribacteria bacterium encodes the following:
- a CDS encoding sugar phosphate isomerase/epimerase; the protein is MRYSICNEMFEGWKLEDIFKFAAELGYHGVELAPFTFCESAFDLSKAERDKIRSAAEKAGVEVVGLHWLLVSPKGLHINHPQKEIREKTKEYLKELVKLCADVGGKVMVFGSPNQRNVLEPLSFDQAWQYATEVFAECAELANEKGVIICIEPLHRGQTNFINLPDEAAKMVEEIDNPAFRLILDVYSMSTEELDIPAEIRKHARYLAHFHANDKNRRYPGSGEVDYKPIIAALKEVGYEGYLSVEVFEFDPSPQFIARESIKYLREMVEG
- a CDS encoding D-sedoheptulose 7-phosphate isomerase, whose amino-acid sequence is MKREIEEQIRESIEVKRRIVEGMVDQIAEAADMLVHSLRAGGKVILFGNGGSAADAQHIAAELVGRFKMERRALAAIALNTNSSVITAIGNDYDFTLSFSRQVEALVKEGDVAVGISTSGNSSNVIYALKRASELGAKTIALTGKTGGMLASVADLAIIVPSDDTPRIQEAHITIGHVLCDLVEKMLFGGE
- the gatB gene encoding Asp-tRNA(Asn)/Glu-tRNA(Gln) amidotransferase subunit GatB yields the protein MPGKYETVIGLEIHAELSTESKLFCNCKTQFGAEPNTQICPICTGMPGVLPVLNKKALEYAIKTALAMNCKIAKFSKFDRKNYFYPDLPKGYQISQYDLPISYGGYVDFEFNGEMRRVRIRRIHLEEDAGKLVHEGVGDGRMSYVDFNRASVPLIEIVTEPDLRSPAEAVAFFKAVKEILEYLEVSDCNMEEGSYRCDANISVRPLGSQELGTRTEVKNQNSFKAVQVALEYEEKRQIKVLERGDKVVQETRLVDVERGITMPMRQKEEAHDYRYFPEPDLVPIAVDEDWIEEIRRSIPELPAQRRRRFVEEYGIPRYDAEVLTTTRYIADYFEETAKLSGDPKAASNWIMSDLMSLLNRENIPITRCKVTPKHLSDMIGMIAKGTISTRIAKEVLEEMFKTGKSPKKIVEEKGLVQISDEKLISEICDRVIAENPGPAQDFRNGKQKAIGFLIGQVMKLTKGKANPRLVNEILRKKLSE